The Christiangramia flava JLT2011 region ACTCAACCGCTTCAGCAATTGAGTATTGGCCTGGCAGATTATGATCCGCTCCAGGAAGGACTTGCTGTAATGTCTGAATTCATGGTAGACGGTTTGACGGCCAATAGGCTTCGGATTCTCGCCGGAAGAGTTCTTGCAGGAAAAGCCCTGATGGAAGGCGGCGATTTTCAGCAAATTTTTCGGCTTCTGAAAACCGAATATGGTTTTGGAGATGAACGAGCTTTCAATATCACTTCCCGCATTATGCAGGGAGGCGGTTTCCTGAAAGACATCATTTACCTGAAAGGCCTGGTCATGCTCAAAAAACACCTCCGTGAGGGAGGTGATTATGAACCTTTGCTGGCCGGGAAATACGGTATCAAACATACCGAAATCATTAAAGAACTAACCGAGCGCCATGTGCTGAATCCTGTGAAAATAAAACCCAGTTTTCTGCACAGCGAGAAAATGTATGAAAAATTAAAATTAATCAGGCAGGGACTTAGTCTGCCACAAATGGTATGCAAATGAAAATATGTTTTGTTTTAAACGATATAGAGAATGAATCCAGTGGTACTTCGGTAGCACTCATGACGATGGCGCATCAGCGGGGCCACGAAGTTTTCGCGATGGGAGTTGGAGATTTTACTTTTCATCACGATGCGCCGATCAGTATCAACGCCACGCAGGTTCCGAAAGATACTAAGACGAAATCTCCGTCTAAATACCTGGAAGCTTTACAGGGAAGTAAGGCCCGCAAGAAGAAGATCGATTCGACCAGCCTGGACGTGGTATTTATCCGTAACAACCCAACAGAAGAAAAAGGGCGCCAATGGGCGGAACAGGCCGGGGTTGCCTTCGGAAGAATGGTGCAACAACAAGGAGTGATGGTGTTGAACGACGCTTATGCTTTGTCTCATGCGTTTATTGACAAACTGTATTTTGAAGAACTTCCGCAGGAGATCAAGCCAGATTCCATCATCACACGTGATAAGGATCAATTGCTCGATTTCTGGGAAAAGCAGAACAAGAAAATGGTGTTGAAACCACTGGAAGGTTCCGGCGGACAGGATGTTTTCCTCATCGATAAAAACGAGAAAAATGTGAACCAGATCATCGATCACCTGA contains the following coding sequences:
- a CDS encoding glutathione synthetase, yielding MKICFVLNDIENESSGTSVALMTMAHQRGHEVFAMGVGDFTFHHDAPISINATQVPKDTKTKSPSKYLEALQGSKARKKKIDSTSLDVVFIRNNPTEEKGRQWAEQAGVAFGRMVQQQGVMVLNDAYALSHAFIDKLYFEELPQEIKPDSIITRDKDQLLDFWEKQNKKMVLKPLEGSGGQDVFLIDKNEKNVNQIIDHLSSQGYVIAQEFLPAVKDGDVRVLLLNGKVMEKDGKKAIIRRVSGEGEFRSNFKLGATADSSDLTPAMQKIVNLTAPKLIRDGLFFVGLDIVKDKLIEINVLSPGGMERFKDIGLPPFTDYVIEAIERKLEYKKQYAGTLSNRTLATMD